AAAGggcctagctagctaagctagctcgaGTGCACAAAGGAAGACGACGACTAGACGCGACTACACGagtgctagctagctctctcttcttctcccttgGACAGTTGAGAGCGTGCAGCGTGGTGGCCATGGAGCACTTATTTccacaaaagagagagagagagtggattttaaactccCCAAATTTTGATCAAGAACCAAGAAAAAGTTTCATCTCGATTTAATTTTCAGCTGGCTTTTTCTCGAGATGTTGACATCTCAAGGGAGCTAAGCAACTTTGCATGTAAGCTAGCATACTCACGTCTGTTGATGACGGCGGTGTTCGTCCGGGGCGACGGCTCTTTCGCCGCCGCTTTACCctgcgacgtcggcggcggcggagccgccgccgccgccggggagttGTTGTTCCTGCAGCTTGCCGCGCTCGCCATGAGGCCGCCGAGGCCGTGCTGCTCCAGCAGCAGCTGCGTCGGGGAGTTCGCCGTCGATATCTCATCCTGCATGCACACGCAACGCAACCACACAGGATGACTCAATCTTGATCTTCATGCAGAAGAAGCAGCCATTGATGcatgcaagctagctagctaggtaggtAATACCAGGAGggagtggtggtggggagggttGGCCGGCGCGAGGTTGAGCGAGTGGGGGAAgtgcgcggccggcggcggcggcgggggaggaggtggtggtggcgcggcggcggcggtggtcgggaggaggaggcccctCATGTTGACGGTGAGGAGGCTGCTGCAGTGGCCGCACCTCACCGTCACCGTCTTGAACAGGCTGCTGCTCGGCACGCTCACCTGCAACACACGCCgccatggatgaacaagaaaagCTCGAGAGTCGAGAGCAAGATGAACACAAATGGAAAGGAAGTGTGCGTGGTTTGATCTGAGATCACTGACGACGAGCACGGTGTCGCAGTAGTGGCAGTGCACGTAGCAGAGCTGCTCCTGCTCggagtccgccgccgccgccgccaccggcgggaGGACCATctcccgcatcgccgccgccgccgcggggaatttctcctccaccacctgctgctccCGCTGCACAACAGCCGGCCGaaacgcggccgccgccgccgacgacgccgacgacgaggacgacgacgacatcccaaatcaaaccctcTCTTCTCGACTGATTCGACGCAGACGCAGCAAACAAGAACACGATTGCTTGCTTCTCTCTTTGCAGCTAGCTCTCTCTCGCTTTTGTAGCAGAATATAATACTAatacttccaattttttttatctcctagctgctcgatctctctctctctctctctctctctctcatcttggGATCGAGATGATTTGATGGGCGTGTCACTCACTGGTAGATGATGATCTCCCGGGTGATTTGATGGTTTCggggttgtgaacttgtgacTGATGTGTGATGCAATGGAACCTAGTATGTATCGGATCTCTAACTcgttgctgctgccgctgcttctTCTGCTGTGATTTGGGGACTAGAGAGATCAAGAATCACATCAAGATCAgacgagaagagagagagagagagagagacaaaagCCGGGGCCCTGCAGCTGCTGGTTGGTGCTTGTGCTAGCTGCTGggttagctagctagtagtagtagctggTGAGAGTGAGAGACTGGTGTATTCTTtctccatccgtctcaaaatataactagCTTCTTACCGAAATATAATCGTTTCTTTTCGCCGGGCAAATATAATCGTTTCTGAAGTTTTTCATGAAGAGAACAGAAATTGTGAGATAAATTAGATGAGGATGATAGTGAATCTATGATTGGTTTAGACGAACAAGCAAGTGAAGAAATTTAAATGGTACCTccaccatcccaaaatataaatatttttagctaaatcgtacttcctccgtcccaaaatgtaagcattttttaggttggcacgggtattaagaaagtaggtgagaatgattaaagaaggtgtgtgattggttgaaaagagaaagtaggtgaaaaagaatggttgtgattggttgagaggagaaggtaggtagaaaaatagcttcattttgggacaaagtactgtgctagaaatagctacattttgggacagaggtagtagctAACAAacgcttatattttaggacagacgACATAGTACATGGTTATTATCAACTGAGTTGAGAAAGTAGATAGATAAGTTGTTGTTATATCTTACGATAAATTTTCAATGCTAaaagttgatatattttgcGACGGCACAAAGTTTGCGAGTGTAGTGTAGGGGTATTATGGGGATTTCATGGTTGGCTGAGACAGTGGCAGCTATAGGTAGCTAGGCGACGAGGGGGGTGTGTGGGTATGTGGGGTTAGCATGCGCATGCATCTCGATCGATCAAGTCTAGCTCAAGCCATGAGGAGTAGAGACTGGATGAAGATGGGGAATAAGCTAGTGGTAGTAGCTACTCCAGGCCAAGGGGCAAGCTGCCATGGCTGGTTTCTAGGCAAGTCGCCACCGGATATAGGCCGGCCTCGACCGTCGCTGTTGCAGTACTAGGACAACAATCATCTCTCtctcatgcatgtcaggagaaGAGAACAAAACATCTCGATCTCATGTCATGTTGTTAGGACTTAATTAGAGAAGGTACAACtatataagccagctataagcATATGTAGatcagagaagagaaaagaaaagcggACTACAAATTTATATCTAGCTACAGCACGGACACCAAAACActatgtgtatgacatgtgggaccaattattaattatgtagtatatatatttgtagttaactattgtatgatttagctattagattgactacaAATGATTAATTAGAGCTAGtggttagctatactattaaacttgctcttagggctAATGGCCTTGCGCCCATCGACTATGGATAATTGGATAtttcatacttcctccgttccatattAAATTCATTTTTGCCTCCTCTCAtgtttatcctaaaataagttcatttttataatattcatTACATCGGAGTTTATAAAAATAGGTAATAATTTTATTGAGAGTAGATAAAGTGAGTTACAGTTGTATTGGGATTTGATCGAGTAAGGGATATTTTAGTCTATTtagttttgtattggtatgggCAAGACTTAGATCAGATAGGGGATATtgctatactccctccataaaaaaataaatccaaactAACATGCGATATGACATAATCTTGTAtaacgtgtatatatataatttaaattcgttatattagaaaatatcatattcaatattagattggttttttttacgaGGGGTCGGAGTAGGATCGACGCGCACCTAATTAATTGCAGTCTTACAGAACCCTACGAATTAATATAACTCCAATATATGCATGGTCAGTACACTGCTCGGCAGTCAGTACCCTCATCACCGCTAGCTATCCTCCAAAAGAGCAAGGACCGTTCCTTAATCATGCAGGCGTGGACATGCATATATCAAATCCCATTCATGAAGAAGCACAATAACTCGTCAATATCAGTACTGTGCATTAGTTGTCATAGGTGTTGCACTCTTTCGGTGACAAATTCCAACTGTTGATATATACATCTAACTGAATTTCAGTAGCTATAGGACATGAGGTGTATATACATTCTCACTTACAGATGAGCACGGTACAAAACTAACGTGACAAATGGCAATCTGCTTTATTTAAGGAAGCGACCTCGCATAGCGACGATAGGTTCGGTGCTCGATATGTTTCTCAGTAGCCTGTGTGCGTGCGCATGGTTGGTGCGTGGTTTTAGGGTGCGCACTCTGGTACACTTCTTTTCTCGCCAGTTGTCGATATAAAACTTTATTgtaacatttgatttttttgccTTAAGAATATTCGGATGACCTCCTTCGATCATCTCGACAAATTTATTTAAGTCATAATAATAATACACATAATGTTacaatcaaataattaattagattaCTAATCTATACTAATAAAAAAGAGTTACGTCCTTTGCTAGATACACCTTTTTGCAGgctatgaatttttttttacatacagTTATATAATTACATTTTGCAGAGATCAACCACCTTTAACAAAAGACCAATAGAAATATTACATTTCCACAAGCGGGGAAGCAACCCGCGAGCTTATTAAGACAACCGAAACAGCTAGTTAAGACAACCGCACGTGGAATGCAttttcattttgaaaaaaaaaactccaattaTATAAATTCCCTAATTTGACATTCATAAACTccacccaaaaaaataaaaaaaagtgtcaGAACTGTTCATTTAGTTCACACACAATTTCACACAAAAAAATCCATGAAATTTTCTGCCGAAGTGGTCACCACTATTCCTAGATGTCATCCCCTTTTTGAGCCATCGATTTTGTCGCTGTCCCGAGCCACAACACTAGTTATCGACCTCTGATCCTTAGCGGCCTGTACCCGATGCTCCTGAGACCTACTTCCACCGAATCTAGCACTCACAAGGCCTGTCGTGGCTAGATCTAGCGCTCTTGGGGCACACCACCGCCGATTCGACGCTGAGAGGAGCTAGGGCAAGGACTGTTTCGGCATCGGCTCCCCTAGCTCCTTGTCCCTatgccctccctcccctcccctcctacgCCAAGTAGCTGCAAGATACCCCTACCTCCTAACCACTGCAGATATGATGCTCCTACCCATCATTCTCCTCCAGCCTCTTGGCTCTAGCGGTGGTGCTGCCACCTCGCCGCCTTCTCATGTTCCTTGTGCATTGCCGGTCCGCTGTCTCCCTAACCATCCATGGGCCTGTTTAGAgaagcttaagattctgagaagtagCTAGTTGGTAACCAGCTTCTAGGAATCTGGAGAAGTTGGATTTCCTAGCTTCTagtttctagttcattttctggattttatAACTACAGTTTCTTAGAATCTAGATGAAAAACTAAACTTTTGGGGAAGTTTCTGATTCTGGAAGAAACTGCAGGTACCAGAAGCTCCCCCAGCCATGACTTAATACTCGCCCTGACCATGCACACCCCTATCTCCTCCACCACCATACCAACTCCAAAACCTAATTCATAGGTCCTCTAATAGAGTTCTTCTAGAGTTGTCGCCCACTGTACGTCATTGGAGTCACCGTCATCACTTGTGAGTCTTTCGTCGCGAATCCCCACTTCTCCCTCACCCTCTCTCCGGCGGCTGGCCGGCAAGCAATCGACCATATATGTTGTCAGCGGCGTGGtgtagggatgcaagcgggtcAACAACAAACCTGTTTATAGGTAAAACTAGTGAGTAACCGGCAGATTAATTGATTAGCAGGTTACCTACTAATTTGACCTATAAATAGGTTTATGGGTCGACCTACTTGCATCTCTAGGTACGGCAAGTCGGGCCACGACGCGATACAATATTAGGTTTGCGGGTCGGCTCGATTTGCATCCctggtgtggtggtggagtgggGCATGCAGCATATGCATGGTatggtagctagctaggcaggGGCTCCTCCACACCGGATATATCATATCGATCGGGCGACCGCAAAGCGATGGATTGGTTGACGGGGGATCGATAACGACTATCGATCTGGCGATCGGCCGCGCATGCACGGTCGTTTTCGGCCCTgcacgcgcacgcacgcacgcacgcgtaCGTACCGGTGAGTAGTCTGGCCACCAACTTAATTGTTGCAGCTGTTGCCGCTGCCGGCCTTGCTACGTACATGGATGTGCCCACATATATACTGCATGCATACGGAAGAAAGGATCGATCAGGTGATcgggctagctagctatagcaagCACTGTTAATCTGTGTTGCATATGTACGGATTTAATTAGTTGGGCATAGTTTGTACTCTTCCtctgtcttataatataagCGATTTTCCTCTTCGGATCTGTTTCAGAATATAGGTTGTGTTTTGGAATCCTGAAATggtaatttaatttattcttcatctaccAATTTTTCTCACTTCCTTTTGGTTTTtaatttcttattttattttaataaaaagggtatataatcccttatattacgAGACATATTGTAAGACATTTACGTATTGTGTATTGGGAATCGGCACAAATTAAATGAGACTTTCCAACCGACACTAAACTAAAGCTGATTTCTAGTAGTGTTTAGCGTTTATATAAGTTTTAGAAGTGTAATATTATGAAGCTTTTGTTATGGCAAAGTatagtgtcatatatatatatatatatatatatatatatatatatatatatatatatatatatatatatatatatattggacacccatatggggcaccatagtataaaatacacaaattcactcaaatttttcaaaatttttaaattgtgagtatatacctattTATaagaattcgattcatacctatacctatcaacaaagcaactcaaatttaactttatttcacaatccatgattacatacccaACTAATTATATGATTGGatcctatatacctagaatcaaaatctaacaaaaacaagtttaaatttagttcaaacttattttgaactagttagtaaagtagttaatgttaatacctaaacatttaaaaaattttatactcatttgaattgagtatatactcaatttgaatcatggagcccgggcaccatggagcaccaaacaaatttaattatatatatatatatatatatatatatatatatatatatatatatatatatatatatatatatctttcatGGTTTAGTAGTGTTTTTGCTTCTTGTAGGTTAGCCCATACGATGGAGACCAAAATGTTTTTTACGGGCCCATGCATGAAAAGGACCTTGCCATCCCTTCCTCAGAATCACTTTGGAAAACTTCGAAGCTCGCTCAAAGCCGGCCGTTTCAGATGGCGCACAAAATTAAAGCCAcccagcaacagcagcagcatatATGCAGctttaggccattcccaacccaatgactaggatggtatCCATAGCATTAAACAAGTTGCCACCTAGgacaaaaaatgatgtggcaagtgaataaatgaggaaagagaaggaaaccatgtcttgcatgagacatggtttctacacaatatccaagacatcatatgagataagtagcattaaattaaaGTATGGAAtaatggtgtttgcattggaagagtagtgtctaatactagtttcttgatgatgtggagtttatggaaaccatgtctagtgttatgggttgggactgcccttagagagagaaagaacgGCCGAGCAGACACTAGGCAGCTGGCTACTTCCTCTTAAACCAAATATAAGGGATTCCGTTGGATgtaacatattctaatactataaatttagacatggagcatgttcaaattcgtagtattaaAATACGTCTCATTCAGCTaatatctcttatattttgggatcgAGAGAGTAAAATATTGCTTCATTGCTATATATGTACTAGCAGAAGATGTATATATAGTACAGTAGTATTTACATGGGAttctactagctagctagctagtcatgcatgcatatattgtCTACCTCTTTTGCATacatatacgtacgtacgtacgcgtgTACATGCATGCGTACGTGCGGTAACAGCTCTAGCATGCGACGTCGTATAGCTCTAGCATCTAGCTAGCTCCATATTGCACGTACTTCGACCAActatatttgtagttttgtacaGTACGTAACTGGGGCTACGTAttagtgtgtgtgtatatatatacaccttatctgtttttaaatatatgatgctgTTAACTTTTAAATATATGTGTTTAATCATTcaccttaaaaaatatatgaaaatgtttgtttattttgtgctgacttaattattataaaagGCACTTTAAAcataatctatatttttttatatttacactagatttttaaataagatgaaacaTGTAGTGCGGTGTATAACCCATCATATGTATTATAGTAAAGTGAGTATAGTTCAACTGGTAGATTTTTTATGGTGGTAGTCTACCTGGGCTTAAGTTCTTGACTTGGCACGGACGGTCATATATATTTACggctatttattttttaagtggcAGGAGACATACTCATGTGACTTCATCAATTTCAATATATGCCAACCCAGTCTCTTAAAGATGCTAACAGAAGTAGGGTGTGCGTGTAAGTGTTTATATGGATTAGTGTGTGCGTGTTATAAGACCATGcgtttttttatatgtatatacggAAGAGTGTGTACGTGTTATAAGCCCCTGCGTTTTTTCTAAGAAGTAGggtgtcccaaaaaaaaaactatatacatAGTGTAAATATGTTGAGAACACgtaggcatgcatgcatgcattgtacGTACATGCGTCCAATTACAAAAACGAACCCCTGTAGGTTAACAGTGAAGGAGATCCAGCAAAAAGGAGTGTTTATTTAGTGGCTTCTGCCATATATCTACTGGTCCAGTACATGCATGCACTTATATATGTTCCATCAAATCGATATGATCCACGGATGTACTACCCATCCCAGCATACCATGATCGAAACcataattaaattgccaacAAATTACTTAAGCAGCGATCGATCGACGTTGATGCCTTGATGGTCAAATAGTCAATTAATTTGTGATAATCTCAAATTGATCATGGTCGATGGTTTGCATGCTACCAAAgctatatatgtgttcttgatGATGTTTCATTTTGTTGGTGTGTTCACTTGCTTGCCGGGTTGGCACCGGCCGGCAGCTAGGGCGAGCAGGAGAGGACCAGGACATGCAGCACTCAAGTGTatccgtccaaaaataatgcAGCGGCCATGAGCTAAACTATAGCTCAGTGGGGCCTCGAAAAGACTAGCTAgtctttgggtgtgtttagttcacgctaaaattgaaagtttggttgaaattagaacgatgtgatggaaaagttggaagtttgtatatgtaggaaagttttgttgtgatggaaaagtttgaagtttgaagaaaaagtttagaactaaaacAAGAACTAAAACAAGGCTTTTGCTCAAtctaaaaatatactccctccgtcccataatataaggtattttgagtttttgcttgcaacgtttgaccactcgtcttatttaaatttttttaaaattattatttattttatttgtgacttactttattatctacagtactttaagcacaacttttcgttttttatatttgcaaaaaaaaaaaatgaataagacgagtgatcaaacgttgcaatcaaaaactcaaaatccttatattgtgggacggagggagtaaggtATATATTCTAGGTTAATTAGCATGTTTTAAGGTTGAGACGGCACGCTTCTAATTAAGCCTAACGAATATAGTGGTTTTGGATAGATTGAAAAAGTAGTGCATGCTACCTACAATCACGTATGTTTATTGATAAATTTTAAACATCAAATCTTTTTATATCTGTGGATGGGGGCAGTAGTAAGCAAAGAGAAGAATTAAAGCATCAGTTATGTCGTATATGtagacacagagagagagagagagagagagaggggggggggggggaggggcatGAGAAAATGCAAGCAAAAGCGCCATTCACTTTTGGTGATTTGACCTCACCATGCACTCAGTAGTAACAGAAGGGCAGGCCAGGCAGGCAGCATGCAGCTGCAGGGCTGTGTAGATCAGTGCAGGCTGCAGCCCggctcttcactctctctccaTGCCCACCCTAGCTACTACAACACCATGCTTGCCtgcatctcctctctctctctctcactccagATCCATTCTAGCCTCTACCTTGGAATGTAGCTAGGAGAAATTTAGGATATGTTTAGGAGAGCTTAAGATTTTAAGAAACAATTTATTGATAGCCAATTTACGAGAATAAAAAGGCTGGGTTTTCTAGATTCTgatttctagttcattttcaaAATCCTACGAATACAACTTCGCAGAATCTGGTTGCGATCTATAACTAAGTTTTTGTTAGTGTATCCTATTAGCAACATAGTTTAATCACACGTGGGCTCGAATGAAAGCTGAGGTGGGATCGAATTAGACTAGCTGATGCGTATATAGTAGATATACTAGATTGTTTCCCAAAATTCATGGGTTTGAGAATACCCAAGAATTATATATAGGTGCAtccagtaattaattaagctctcTAGCTAGGTCTGCACAGTGGGGGTAGATTTCTCCAGGGCCTCTATTCATGCAGACGGCCTGCATCTGCATCACTGTGCTCTCTCTGTAAACTAAAACTGTATGCCCTGcactgcatatatatgcagatcTCATCAGTGTTAGCCACCATTTCCCACCACTAATCAATTAGTACTTTGGATTAATTTGAGGATGATGCAGCATGGAACATCATCTATTGATGCCTGGTCTGCAAGGCATGGCCAACAACAAACATTTCCATGGCACATGCTGGTGCGtgtacatgtgtgtgtgtgtgattgtGCCTTTTGTATGTGTGGAAATTAAATAGTTACAAACAGTGAAAAGCCAATCAACATTAGTGCATATGCATCTATGGCCACACTGTGGATCACTAGATCTGTGGCCACTTAGATTGCTTGCCATTTGCATGCAGAATTGCTAGCTAGGTTGCGCGCGTGGAAGTTGAcaattatatatgcatgcatgtgctttCATCTAGGTCATGTGTACTATAGCTACGTAAGTACAGTatatgtcctttttttttgaacctctcttatttttaaaaatacacactcccaaaacttatttctaaatttgaacttttttcaacGCTACccaaatttaggaaatttttgGCTTTATGAAACGACACACGCCATCCGCAATTGACATGGCAGTTTTATTTTGCCACTACAGTGTGGCTGGTCAAAAGGTTTACATTTAAAAGTAAAGTTTTGTGATGATGTatttttagaattaaaaatattaaacaaaACGTACGTGTACAACACTACTATTTTGGAAATTTACATGTTCAAATTGTCccttcaattaatttcaaaataattgtatgtgtatgtgtggccatgtttatttttcagcttattcatcatatataatattaaaatagatTATTTGCTCCACACTTTGAAAAATAAGTTTTCTCAAAAGAACCCTTTCTTCTATTGCTTGCTTAATTAGTCCATGTGCTTTAAGCTATTTATTaactttatttattaaaatatttatttaactcCTATAATCAAAGTCAATAATATGTTgtaataatctaaatcaaacagAGTAAAGTGGCTCCGGTACTCGAAAGGTTATGTAGGACTTAGTTAAGATGGACTGGTGTACGGCTATTCTTTCTGTCAAAACAACGACATGATTTTGTAGTTAGAATGAGgggaacatatcctatacacAAACTTTTTACGTACACactgtgcacaccaactaatgaaataaaaatatagaaaaaaatatacatatactttcaatagtattatattTATGTGTAAAATTTTAACCTCaagtttattatattttagccataacgaaaaaaatataaaatttcaaacagTTTTA
The sequence above is drawn from the Oryza glaberrima chromosome 10, OglaRS2, whole genome shotgun sequence genome and encodes:
- the LOC127785700 gene encoding protein YABBY 3; protein product: MSSSSSSSASSAAAAAFRPAVVQREQQVVEEKFPAAAAAMREMVLPPVAAAAADSEQEQLCYVHCHYCDTVLVVSVPSSSLFKTVTVRCGHCSSLLTVNMRGLLLPTTAAAAPPPPPPPPPPPAAHFPHSLNLAPANPPHHHSLLDEISTANSPTQLLLEQHGLGGLMASAASCRNNNSPAAAAAPPPPTSQGKAAAKEPSPRTNTAVINRPPEKRQRVPSAYNRFIKDEIQRIKAGNPDISHREAFSAAAKNWAHFPHIHFGLVPDHQGLKKTSLLPQDHQRKDGLLKEGLYAAAAAAAAAANMGVAPY